From Alteromonas sp. BL110:
CGCGGTAGGGGGCAGTTTTCCACACCATTAATGCGGTAATTAAGGCAAAGGCTGAAATCATAAAGAAACCGGTTCTCCACCCGAACATTTGCCCGATGCCGCTAATTGATGGAACACCTATTATATTAGCGATGGCTAAGCCCAAAATGATGTTACTGACTGCTTGTGCACGCTTGTTCTTTCCGGCAATGTCAGCGGCGAAAAGCATTGCAATACCGAAATAAGCGCCGTGTGGAAGGCCAGCAATAAAGCGAGCTATATTCATTGTCCATTCTGACCATGCTAGTGCTGTTAGCAAGTTTCCTGCAGCATAAAAGACCATCATTGAAATAAGCATGGTACGTCGTGCAAGGCGAGAAAAGAAAATAGTGATAAGTGGTGCGCCTACGACAACGCCAATGGCATAGGCACTAATCGCATGGCCCGCAACGTTTTCCGTAATACTAAAATCTTCCGCAAAGTATGGCAGTAAACCCATTGCCGCAAATTCGCTGCAACCTATTACGAAAGTACCGAAAGCTAGCCAGAACGTAATCGTTGCCAGTGAATATTCTCCTGTCGCTGACTTTTCTTCCGAGCGGGATCGATAAGACGCAGTCTGAGTAGAAGTGATGTCGTCAGTTTTATTCGCCATAAACTACCTTTGTTCCTTCATTTCTCACCATTCAAACGTTTGCTTGCTGCTTGAGCATGGCGCAATTGCACAAGGTTAGAATACAAAAACCGGCAAATGGTATGTCTGCCGGTTTTCTATTTTTAAAAGCTAATGTTTTGGCTATTCAGATAAGGCCAAAAGCCTCAAGCTTGTGCAATTTTCGTTCATTAATAAGCTAAGATCTTAGCAGCGAATGACTATTTAGTAACGGTAGCTGATAAGATTTCTTAATCATTTCAGCGCTTTAAATGTAGTGTGTTTGTTAATGGTTTGATTCACGTCATTTTCTCAGTGATACACATGAGTGCTAACTCAATACTAAAGTGATTGTTTTCTGAGCGTAAAAGTCCTCAACATCTGTCATTTTTACTCAGCTAACTATTAACATTTTATGCAAGGCTAGCTGACATAGCCGGTTTTATCTTTCAACGATTATTCATGTCAAAAAACAAATTTCTTGACTTTACTTCGTTCTATATATAGAACGTTCTGTAAATAGAACAAAATAGTTTGGCGACGTGTGAATCAATCCACCCTCAATATTTTAGGTAGGCATCTGCAGAAACTTAGGCAAGATAAAGGTGTCTCGCTTTCTCAACTAGCCGCAGGGGCGGGTATCGCCAAATCTAATCTCTCTAGGCTAGAGCAGGGCAACGGCAATCCTACGTTAGATACAATTTGGCGATTGGCAAAACAACTAGACGTGCCCTTCGGTCAGCTCGTTCAGCCCCTTAGTACAAGCGTTGGAGAGAATGGGGTAGAAGTGCGCCTTATTGAACAAGGGCAGGGTGTACCCAATGTTGATGCTTACTGGATGTCGGTCGCACCTAATACACTGCGAGAAGCCGAGGCTCACGCGACTGGAACAAAGGAAGCCATTACGGTAATAAGCGGTTCCTTAGAAGCTGGAAATATTGGTAGTACTCAACTATTGCTCCCCGGCCAAAGTACCGACTTTAGGGCTGATTTACCTCACGTCTACAAAACGCAGGATGGCTGGGCAACCTGCCTTATTACTATCGTTTATCACAAAGAGGCAACGGAATGAGCCAAATTTCTTCAAAAAGCGGGCTTAAGCAGGGGATTATAGATGGGTTACCCTTGCTAGGAGGTTATATCCCGGTTGCTATTTCATTTGGCGTGATCGCTATTCAAGCTGGCTTTTCAACATTAGAAGCAACACTGATCTCTGTGTTCATTTACGCCGGCGCGTCGCAGTTTCTTCTAGTTGCCATGGTGGCTTCAGGTGCACCCCTTTGGCTAGCGGTGTGTATGACGTTATTAGTTAATGTACGTCATGTGGTTTACGCGCCCAACTTAGTGCCTTACTTACCACAGAGTAAGGCGTGGCCCTATTTAATGCATGGGCTTACCGACCAAATTTTTGCGCTAGCCCATACCCGTTTACCCTCTATGGAAGACGCAAAGAAAGTTGATTGGTTTAAAGGTGTTTCAATGGTGGCATGGTTTAGTTGGATTCTAGGTACAGCACTGGGAGGTATAGCGGGAAATTCGCTTACCCAGAAGTGGCCTGTTTTAGATAGTGTAATGCCGTTTGCCTTACCAGCCTTGTTTCTTGTTCTATTAGCGCCAAAGTTTTCCAGTAAACAATGGGTGGTTACCTTATTGGTCACTATCTCTATCGCTCTTTTCATTGCGCTTAGTAGTTTCAAAAATGCGGCTATACCTTTAGCTGCATTATTTGGTGCACTTACATTTTATGTTCTTACCTCCCATGTTGGAAGGAAACCGTCTCATGCAAACTGATATTTGGGTGGCAATTATCGTAGCGGCTATAGGGACCTATGCATTGCGTGTTGCTCCTTTGTTATGGACACAGCGACACTTCAATAAACACAAAGCCAACAATTCCGAAGCGCGCTTGCCTACCTGGTTGAGTGTGTTGGGGCCATTAATGATAGCCGCTATGTTGGGGGCTTCGCTTGTTCCTAAAGCTCCGTCAGCATCTAGTTGGATTGCCACATGTGTTGCAACAGCCATAACAATACTTGTTTGGCGTAAAACCAAGACATTGGGCATACCTGTCTTTGCGGGCGTCACCGTTTTTGGCGTAATATATTGGTGCGCCTTACATGTTCTATAGATATAACGCGGGCTAAATGGAAAAGTTTATTGGTAGTTAGCCTTTTACGCTTTTTGTACCTTCTAGCAAGGCCTCTGAGCAGTGCTCGCCATGTAGCACCGAGATGTCACCGGTGGTTTCCAGGACTACCGCCCTAACTTCATCTAGATTTAATACGTTAGCCTCCCGAAGCTTGGCTAGCAAATCACTTCGCGCCACTCGGGTTTCTTTGAGGGCATCATCAATAATTTTGCCGTTTCTCATTAAAATAACCGGCGTGTTTTGCATTATCGCTTCAATTTGGTCGGATTTTCTACGTAGATTGGCAGTGATCGACTGCACGATAAACAAGGCTGCCATTGCAATCATGGCTTGAGTAAAAGCTATCCAGTTAGTAGTTTGTGAAGCACTGGCAAGCAATGAGCCCACTGCTACCGTCATGACAAAGTCAAAGTTTGTCATCTTTGAAAAAGAACGTAAGCCGTTAATACGCACCAATAATACTACCCATATCATTGCCATCACGGTAAGAAAAAGGCCTCTACATAACAAGTCGAGTGTGGGGCTAGCGCTAAACATTTAACCAATATCCGTTTATTTACGTAGATTATTAACAATACGTTGAGCTGAAGCGTTAAGATTTGTGCTTAGCCAAACTCGCTGTGCGTTATTTTATTCCCCCATGGCTTTGTCGCCCCAGATTTCTTTTAAGCGCTGGTCGCGACCACAATTCCAGCGGTAGAACTTATAGCGGACGGGACTTTTCTTATAGAAATCTTGGTGACCTATTTCATCACCTTTAATTGGATAAAAAGTAGAAGCATCAAGTATTGGCGTCACCACGTCTTTATTCGGAAACTGGGAGATTACGTCAGCTTTTGTTTTTTCGGCGATAGCACGTTCTTTATCGTCCGCAACAAAAATAGCGCTTAGGTAGCTGGGACCTTTGTCGCAAAATTGCCCTCTGTCATCAAATGGGTCAATATTCACCCAAAAATGATCGAGTATATCCTCATAAGAAAGCACTTCGCCGTCATAAGTAATCTTTACGGCTTCATAATGCCCTTTATGATTGCCGTTGTAGGTAGGGTTTGGTGCACTTCCACCAGTAAATCCAGAGACTACGTCGGTTACGCCTTCTAATTTTTCAAAGTCAGATTCCATACACCAAAAGCAGCCTCCAGCTAAAATTGCTTCATCGGCATTTGTAGATGGTGTAAATACCGCGGCACTCAAAGTTGCGCCGAACAACACAGCGGTGATTGTAGATTTCATCTTGTACCTTTTACGTTTTGACAGAGCGATATCGCAGTGCGCTATGTCTAAATTTTTCTGCTAAGTATTTCAACTCACAAAGTGAGACTATGTTAATGAATCTATACGAGTATTAGATAAAGAACGGTTTAGGCTGCAATAAATTTCATCGCAGTCTGATGGATCACTTTTTCCTCGCTTAGGAAAAGCGGAAGCTTAGCTAGCCATTAACAGTATCGCACTAGAATTAAAAACAATTGATGCCAAAAGAGGGTAAGTAAAATTTTCATCAGACCCTGTAGCCTGCTTTCACTAGTAGCAAAGTTACTTGCATCTGATGTTGCCCATCTGCTCTGTAGCCCTGCCACGACAGGGACAGGAGTAAGAGCCTTTCGGTCGGCAGAGCACTTGCATTACAGGAATTACGTGTGAGTTAAAATACGTGACAACTTGTGATCTCACTTAGTGAGGCAGTTCAGCTTTGCTTAACGCTAATCAAACACCGCTTTACTTCGTGCGCTAGGTTGTCGGTTTTTCCGCTCTCTAAGAGGGCTCGGCTTCAATTTATTTAAGTAGAAAAGTAAGGAAGATAATATGTCTATAGTAAAATCAGGTAGTGCAGCTTATAAGCCGTTAGGTAAAAAAGGAAAGGGCAGTATTTCTACGGAAACAGGCGCTTTGTCCAATCAGCCTTATGGCTTCAACACGCGCTTTGAAGATGAAAAAGGGACTAACCCCGAAGAATTAATTGGTGCGGCCCATGCGAGCTGCTTCACCATGGCGCTTTCTTTTGCCTTGTCTGATGCAGGGTATGAAGACGGTGAATTGAATACAACGGCTAAAATCAGCCTAGATAAGAGCGATGACGGATTCGAAATTACTCAGTCGGCATTGACGTTAGACGCTGAAGTTGACGGGATCACCGAAGACGAGTTCGAGAAAATAGCCCAAGAAGCAAAGGAGAACTGTCCAGTGTCTCAACTTCTTAATGCCAATATTACCTTAGAATACCGATTGAATAAGGGTTAGCAATTTCAATAAAAAAGCTCACATTGCTGAAAAACCATGCGAACTTTTTTGAAAACAACGGAACAAAAAAAGAGCGGCTTAACAAAGCCGCTCTTTTATATTAACTATGATTTATTTGCTAATTACACCACAAGCCACGCGTTTGCCACCGCCGCCGAGCTTTTTAGGGGAATCAGAATAGTTATCGCCGCCTGCATGAATCATTAGCGCGCGACCTTCAATATCTTCCAGCTCAAGTTCTGGCGCGAAAATTGGCTGAGTAGCCTCACCTTCTTCATTTACATAAAGCACGGGAAGATCGCCTTCATGACCGCGCTCAGACCACGGAGCTCTGTGTTTATCGGTATTTTCTGGGTCAAAATGACCGCCGGCTGCGCCACCTAACACCTTTTTGCCATCCTTCATTGCAGGGGAGCAATCTCCATTTTGATGAACGTGGAAGCCATGGGTTCCCCGCGTCAACCCTGACAGCTTAGGTGTGAATACCACGCCGTCATCATCGTGACTACTCACCATAACTGTACCAATAGTATTCCCAGTTTCTAAGTTTTTCATCACCACTTCTTTCCCTTCTTCGTGATGGCCGGCAAAACTCCCAGCACTTAGGACCAAAGAAATTGAGCCTGCTAAAGTAGTAAATAAACGCTTCTTCATAGTATTCTCCTTCACTAAATTAATGATTCGTTTTCGAGCAACTACGAAGTTAAACAGCATAAAATAAACCAGTTCGAGCGAAGTCAAAGAAAAGGTGCCGCAGACCTTACTAATGTGAGCTTTAGGTCATACATAGTTTTCAGTTCTCAAAAAAATCCCCCACGTTGGGTGCAAGACTTATAGCGTTCCTGTGAAAAAGTTACCCAATGTATTTCTATATTCTTTTTCTAGGTTTAATGAATTGAATGCGGATAAGCTTGAAGTAGCGCGGTAAAACTCGGTAACAATATGGTAGTGGCACTTTATTCCTATTCGACTTACAGTTAGCCCACATTCAGTTTTTATAGGATATTGTCATGTATACACTTTACGGTTATCCGAAGACCCGCTCAGTTCGCGTGGCATGGGCTTTAGAGGAGCTAGGCTTACCTTTTGAATACAAGTTGATTGACCTAAAACGAGGGCTGCACCTGTCAGAGGAATACAAATCCATAAGCCCGGCAGCAAAAATTCCAGTGCTAGCGACACCCGAAGGTACCTTGACCGAGTCCGCTGCTATTGTCACGTTTTTAGCTGAAAAACACGGCATGCACGAATTTATTCCAGAGTCCGGCAGTTTCGAGCGTGCAAAATATGAAGAAATGATGATGTTTCTTACCAGTGAATTAGAGCAGCCCATTTGGAATTTGGCAAAACACACCTTTGCCCTGCCAAAAGAGCAGAGGCTCGAACCAATGCGCAAAATAGCGGAATGGGAATTTAAGCGAGTATTGCCGGTTTTCTCCTCTATGCTTGGCGACAAAGAATTTGCGTGCGGCGGCCTGTTTACCATGACCGACGTGATAGCAGGTCATATTTTGGCGTGGGCGAAAGGCAGTAAACTCGATATCACGCTAGACGGTAAAACAGAAAATGTAGGGGCTTACGCGAAACGTGTATTGGGTCGTGAAGCCTATGAAAGAGCATGGCGACAAGAGATGGCTCATTTACCTGAATAATTACTTACAGAGCCTGACATCCCTGGGCTGGTTTGACGTGGTGCTAATTACACGCCTGGCCGAGTGTGCATTAGATTACAATTCATCAAATATAAATTTTATATTAAGTACCCGGTTCAGGTCCCAATAATCGAAGCAGTTTGCTACGTCATTGTAGGGCAAAAACATATAACGACAGCGCCGCTGTTATAAAAGCTGACCTAAAAGCAGAAGATAAGGCTGATACAGAAGCTTGCGTAACACTAGCGGCGAGACAATAAAACAAGAAGGTAATCACAAATGAAATCATTTAAAACACTACTCGTCAGTAGTGCAGTAACTATGGCACTGGGCCTTAGCTCAGCGGTAACCCATGCACACAATCACGCAGATATGCAGAGTTCACCAAAAAGTGAATCAGTGACAGAAAAAATGTCTGAGCACGAAAAACTTTTTGCGCTATTTGCCGCTGCAGATCAGCGCAATATCGAGCTTAACCCGATAATGGCTATATTCCGTGGCGATATGCGTTACGCAGACAGAATGGGCGACTTCTTAACAGACTCTCACGCCTTAGCGGGAAAAACAGCGACATTGCTGAATTTATCTGAGCTTAAACAAATTGACCGCAGTAAGCTAAGCGACACCGATAAACTCGCTTACGACGTATTCGCATACAACCAAGAGCGCTCGCTAGAAATGTCGAGCGATGAAATTGAAGCCCTTACAGAAGTACGTCCTGTGAATCACTTTAGAGGGTTTCATACTTTCTATCCAACATTTGCGAGCGGAAAGGGCGCAGCCCCATTCAAAACAATTGAAGATTACGACAATAACCTATCTCGCCACAAAGATTATATTGCTATTTCTGACCGCGCTATAGGCAAATTTCGCGAAGGCATGGAAAGTGGCGTGCTGGAAACTAAGTTAACCATCGACCGTGTCATCAAGCAGTTAGATACTCAACTGGCTATCCCTATCAAAGAGTCACAATTTTGGGGGCCAATTACCATGTTCCCAGAAAGTTTCTCTGATGAGGAAAAAGCCCGCTTAACCGCTGACTACGAGAAAGCGACGCAAGAGATTTACGATGCAACCACACGCATGCGCGACTTCCTGCGCGACGAGTATTTTCCCGTTGCTCGTGGAAGCGTTGGCCTTAGCGATATGAAAGGTGGTGCAAAGCTTTATCAATTGATGGTGGAAGGTTCAACGACGCTGCCAATGACCCCTGATGAACTGCACAATCTTGGTTTAAAAGAAGTTAAGCGTATCAAAAATGATATGCTTGAAATTAAAGACGAAGTAAAGTTTGAAGGAACATTAAACGAGTTCTTCGACTATGTACGCACCGATCCTAAATTCAAGCCTGAAAGCCGTGAGGCACTAACCCAGAGCTATTATGATATTGGTCGTGAAGTGGATGAGAAAATTGATCAATACTTTTCTCTACTGCCAAAATCTGAATTAGAAATAAAACCTTACGACCCTGCTATCGAGCAATTTAGTGCGGGTGGCTCCTATCAACCGGGCACGCCAGATGGCTCTCGCCCTGGTACTTTTTACTTTAATGCCTACGACTTGCCTAGCCGTTTAACTACAGGCAACGTTACATTGTATCTTCACGAAGGCGCTCCCGGCCACCATTTCCAGGTAAGCCTTGCGCAAGAAAATGAAGCGCTACCCTCTTTCATGCGCTTTAGCTTCCTACCAGCCTTCGGTGAAGGTTGGGCACTGTATTCTGAAACGCTAGGGTATGAAATGGGTTTCTTTGATGACCCATGGAACCGTTACGGCACGCTTCAGGATGAACAGCTGCGCGCCATGCGTTTGGTGGTAGATACAGGTATTCATGCCAAAGGTTGGAGCCGTGAACAAGCTATCGATTTTATGCTCGAAAACTCAGGTATGACTCGCACAGAAGTCGTGGCAGAGGTAGAGCGTTATATTGCTATACCGTCGCAAGCACTGTCTTACAAAGTTGGCGCGCTTAAAATTCAAGAACTGCGCGCTCGCGCAGAGAAAGCACTAGGCGACGATTTCGATATTCGTGAGTTCCACGCACAAGTATTAAATACGGGTGGTATTCCACTTGCCATTCTTGAACAAAAAATTGACCGCTGGATAGCTAGCCAAAAAAGTTAGTGAAAAGCGACAAATTAAGTAGAACTTAATACACAATAAAGCCAGTAAGTTTAAGACCTTGCTGGCTTTTTTCGTTTTTGCGACCAATAGCAGTGATATTGACGAATAGCTTCACTAGAGTAGTAATTGTACAATTTTTCTAAAGGTTTGAAGGAGCGCAAGGTGGAGTTAGGGTTATTTTCATTAAGTTTAACGGTCAAAGATATTAATAAATCGAAAGCCTTCTACGAAGCATTAGGCTTTGAAGCTATGCCTTCATGTGGCTCGGTGGAAGACAAATGGTTAATGATGAAAAACGGCAACACCATGATTGGCTTATTCGAAGGTATGTTTGAAGACAACATTATGACCTTTAACCCCAGCGATGTTAGAACACTTCAGGCTAGCTTAGTTGAACAAGACATTGCATTAGATGTACCCGTGAAAGGCGATAGCGGCCCAGGGCACTTTATCGTAAAGGACCCAGATGGCAACGCTATCATGTTTGATCAGTTTTAAATTCGCGCTGCCAGTTCTGCGCCTTGGCGAATAGCACGCTTGGCATCGAGTTCTGCCGCGACGTCAGCACCACCGATAATATGTACGGTTAAGCCTGCATCTTCTAGAGGTTGCTGCAGAGGTTTAAAGGGCTCTTGGCCTGCACATACAATAACATTATCGACAGGCAGCACCTTAGGCGTGTCGTTAATGAGTACGTGCAGCCCTTCGTCGTCCACTTTCTCGTAGGAAACGCCATTTATCATTTGAACGTTGTGGTGCTTCAATGACTGCCTGTGGATCCAGCCCGTTGTTTTACCTAGACCTTTGCCCACCTTTGAAGTCCTACGTTGTAGCAAATACACCTCGCGTTCAGAGGGCTCGATAGCTTTTTCTTTAAGTGCGCCAGGTGCCGAATAATTTTTATCGATACCCCAATGGGCTAGCCATTTGTCTTTGTCGTTAGCTAGATGTTCGTGTTCAACCAAGAACTCTGCTACGTCGAAGCCAATACCGCCAGCACCTACAATGGCTACTTTTTTACCCACTGGTTTGTGGTCGCGCAATACGTCTAAATAACTCATCACTTTAGGGTGGTCGTGACCTTCAATAGAAAGTTTACGTGGATTGATGCCTGTTGCTAGCACCACTTCATCAAACCCCTCATCGACGAGGCTCTCTGTGTTCACTTCGGTGTTAAGGTGAACCGTAACGCCAACCCGCGCTAGCTGATTGTCGAAGTAACGCAGGGTTTCATAAAACTCTTCTTTACCCGGCACTTGCTTGGCGTAATTAAATTGACCGCCAATTTCACTGGCTTTATCAAATAAATGCACGTCGTGCCCTCGCTCAGCAGCATACATTGAAAATGCCAATCCAGCTGGACCTGCACCTATTACCGCTAGCTTTTTCTTGTTTTGCGTTGGTGTAAAGGTAAGTTCGGTTTCATAGCACGCTTGTGGATTTACTAAGCAACTTGCACGCTTTTGTTCAAACGCATGGTCTAGGCAGGCCTGATTACAGGCAATACACGTGTTTATAAGTTTAGATTCATTGCGCATGGCCTTGGCTACAAAGTGTGCGTCAGCCAAGAAAGGTCGCGCCATCGATACTATATCAGCATGGCCTTGTGCGAGAACCGATTCTGCAACTTCAGGTGTATTAATACGGTTAGTGGTGATAAGAGGAATATTCACCTCTTTTTTCATGCGTTCGGTTATCCAAGTAAACGCTGCACGAGGTACAGATGTGGAAATAGTCGGTACTCGCGCTTCGTGCCAACCAATGCCAGTATTAATTAGCGTAGCGCCTGCTTTTTCAATTTCTCTAGCCAAGTACACGACTTCATCCCACTTAGCGCCGCCTTCAACTAAATCCAGCATAGACAAACGATAAATAATAATGAAGTTAGTACCTACTTTCGCGCGTACACCTTTAACTATGTCAATTGCTAAGCGGGCTCGGTTTTCTAGACTGCCGCCCCATTCATCATTTCGATGATTGGTGCGCTCACAGAAAAACTGGTTTATGAGGTAGCCTTCCGAACCCATAATCTCCACACCGTCGTAACCTGCTTTCTGAGCCAGACTGGCGCATTTGACGTAGTCTTTAATTGTGCTTCTTACACCGCGCGAGGACAGTTCACGAGGCTTAAAAGGGGTAATGGGCGACTTCATGGGGGAAGCGGAAACAGCAAGCGGGTGATAACCATAGCGACCCGAATGCAGTATTTGCATACAAATTTTACCGTCTTCTTTATGTACAGCATCGGTAATAACACGGTGCTTCTTGGCGTGACGAGAGCGCGTCATTCTGCCAGCGAAGGGCGCTACCCAACCTGAAATGTTAGGGCTAATACCGCCAGTCACAATAAGCCCTGCACCGCCTTTGGCACGCTCGGCATAAAAAGCTGCCAGTTTATCAAAGCCGCCTTTTTCCTCTTCTAAACCTAAATGCATTGAGCCCATCAAGGTACGGTTGCGAAATGAAGTAAAACCCAAATCCAATGGGGCTAATAGGTTAGGGAAGAAAGGTGACTGCTGTTTTGCGTTATTGGCAGAATGGGTCGCGGTGGTCTGAGGTGCAGACTGAGACGAGGGCGTATTCATATTTATTCTCTATTTTTTGCTATGAAGGCAGCTAGCATGTTGCTTAGCAACTAAAGTGAGTCGAAACCAAATTTAATCGCACATCAACAAGCTTCAGTATCTAATGCTTTAATTTTCACGAGCTAACTTGCCCGACCAGTTGTCTTGATTATTTACTACTGCATCAGATTGGTAAAGGGGGGTTATCAATTTTTTAACACAATAAAAAAGCGAGATACCCATTTAAGGCTATCTCGCTTTATCAATTTTAAAAGTATGTTTAGTAAAAAGAGGTTACAAATTATCAGCATTGGCAAGGTTTACTGCGTAAACATTATTGCCTAAGAAAGTAACCTGTAGTTGCCTATTCATCCACATACATTTTTTGCTGGAATTTCAGCGTCTGTTTACTTGCACCTTTTTGTACGTCTATTTCAAACCTGAACGTTTCTTGATCGCGAAACGGTAGTACGGCGAGATAATAAATGGCATCGCCTTCTTCCACTTTCTTGAAGGTAAGTTTGCGAGCATTGCCTAAGAGGTTCTTTGCCGTACCTGTTACGTCTGCACGTTGCGCTTTACCTGAAGTTTTGTCGAGTACAGAGATATTAACCAGCGCGTTAAACTTGCTTCTAACAATACCGTAATTAGCTGCAACTTCAGGCGTTAAAAAAGGCGTACTTACTACCATATAGTGTACATCCCATTCACCAAGCGTTTTCTTCTGTTCGGCAAATGCAGAGAAGCTTAAGCAAGCTATAGCTATAGCAAGAAATGCCACATAGC
This genomic window contains:
- a CDS encoding NADPH-dependent 2,4-dienoyl-CoA reductase produces the protein MNTPSSQSAPQTTATHSANNAKQQSPFFPNLLAPLDLGFTSFRNRTLMGSMHLGLEEEKGGFDKLAAFYAERAKGGAGLIVTGGISPNISGWVAPFAGRMTRSRHAKKHRVITDAVHKEDGKICMQILHSGRYGYHPLAVSASPMKSPITPFKPRELSSRGVRSTIKDYVKCASLAQKAGYDGVEIMGSEGYLINQFFCERTNHRNDEWGGSLENRARLAIDIVKGVRAKVGTNFIIIYRLSMLDLVEGGAKWDEVVYLAREIEKAGATLINTGIGWHEARVPTISTSVPRAAFTWITERMKKEVNIPLITTNRINTPEVAESVLAQGHADIVSMARPFLADAHFVAKAMRNESKLINTCIACNQACLDHAFEQKRASCLVNPQACYETELTFTPTQNKKKLAVIGAGPAGLAFSMYAAERGHDVHLFDKASEIGGQFNYAKQVPGKEEFYETLRYFDNQLARVGVTVHLNTEVNTESLVDEGFDEVVLATGINPRKLSIEGHDHPKVMSYLDVLRDHKPVGKKVAIVGAGGIGFDVAEFLVEHEHLANDKDKWLAHWGIDKNYSAPGALKEKAIEPSEREVYLLQRRTSKVGKGLGKTTGWIHRQSLKHHNVQMINGVSYEKVDDEGLHVLINDTPKVLPVDNVIVCAGQEPFKPLQQPLEDAGLTVHIIGGADVAAELDAKRAIRQGAELAARI
- a CDS encoding DUF4426 domain-containing protein; its protein translation is MSKIKQINKGYVAFLAIAIACLSFSAFAEQKKTLGEWDVHYMVVSTPFLTPEVAANYGIVRSKFNALVNISVLDKTSGKAQRADVTGTAKNLLGNARKLTFKKVEEGDAIYYLAVLPFRDQETFRFEIDVQKGASKQTLKFQQKMYVDE